GGTCGACGGAGGGTCACCTGGATCGTGGTCCAGGGGAAGCTCGACATGGACGAGCTGATGGTAATCCGGAAATGGGGAGGGCTCCATCCACTGGTCATCGACGAGATCGCCGAGGAGGGCCCTAGTCGGCCAAAGCTCATGGACCTTCAGGGGGTCATCTTCCTGACCTGGAGGTTGTTATTGCTGGAAGGCCTGGAGGTGAAGGAGGAGCGGGCCGTGTGTCTGTTGGGCAAGGGATTCCTTATCACCATGGTCCCACCGGGTGTGAGGATGGACAAGACCATGGATGCACTGGGCAACGAGCACAACGAGATCCGGAACATGGGCACGGACTACCTCCTCTACGACATAATCGATTCCGTCATCGATGATTATTTTTCCATCTCGGAGGAGATGGGGGACCTCATCGAGGACGCTCAGGACAGCATCCTGAACGATGGTGGCACGGAAGCGCTGGCGAACGTGCAGGGCCTCCGGCGAGCGCTGATAAAGGTCCGCAAGGCGATCTGGCCTCTGCGGGAGGTCATCAATGCGCTGGTCAAGGGGCAGTCCGACCTGGTCGATGCCTACACCGCCCCCTACTACCGAGACGAATATGAGCACACCATAGAGCTTATGGACACCGTGGATACACACAGGGACATGGTCTCGGAGATGCTCGATATGTATCAGAGCATGGTGAGCAATCAGCTGAACAAGATCGTGAAGGTGCTGACCCTTATATCAGTAATATTCGCGCCCCTGACGTTCATCGTCGGTCTTTACGGGATGAACTTCGCCCATATGCCAGAGCTCGGCAGCGTGTACGCCTATCCTGTGGTGCTGGTCATCATGATAGTGCTGGCCATCCTCATGCTGCTGATATTCAGGCGAAAGGGCTGGTTCTGAGACGCAGCAAGGCCTTATATACAAGGAGAAAACTCTATCGGCTCAAATCCGGTGAATACCATGGAGTCCGAGAAGATTTGCAGCTCATGCGGAGTAAGGCTGGGCAAGAACGACGGTATGACGTTCTTCAAGTGCCCCGAGTGCGGTGTGGTCGAGATCGGCCGCTGCCCCCAGTGCAGGGATCAGAGCATCACTTACACCTGCACCAAGTGCGGGTTCACCGGTCCTTAGGTGATGACATGGG
Above is a window of Methanomassiliicoccus sp. DNA encoding:
- the corA gene encoding magnesium/cobalt transporter CorA, which gives rise to MTPLEQEPSHQRHGAKITVVSYDSTTVEKSTAADMKVALEYIGRRRVTWIVVQGKLDMDELMVIRKWGGLHPLVIDEIAEEGPSRPKLMDLQGVIFLTWRLLLLEGLEVKEERAVCLLGKGFLITMVPPGVRMDKTMDALGNEHNEIRNMGTDYLLYDIIDSVIDDYFSISEEMGDLIEDAQDSILNDGGTEALANVQGLRRALIKVRKAIWPLREVINALVKGQSDLVDAYTAPYYRDEYEHTIELMDTVDTHRDMVSEMLDMYQSMVSNQLNKIVKVLTLISVIFAPLTFIVGLYGMNFAHMPELGSVYAYPVVLVIMIVLAILMLLIFRRKGWF